The Spartinivicinus poritis genome has a window encoding:
- the rpsK gene encoding 30S ribosomal protein S11: protein MAKPGTRSRKKVKKTVVDGIAHIHASFNNTIVTITDRQGNALAWATAGGSGFRGSRKSTPFAAQVAAERAGNAAAEYGLKNLDVCVKGPGPGRESAVRALNACGYKITNIVDVTPIPHNGCRPPKKRRV, encoded by the coding sequence ATGGCAAAGCCAGGTACTCGTTCACGTAAAAAAGTGAAAAAGACCGTGGTGGATGGCATTGCTCACATCCATGCGTCTTTTAACAATACAATCGTGACAATTACCGATCGTCAAGGCAATGCATTAGCTTGGGCAACTGCGGGTGGCTCCGGCTTCCGTGGTTCTCGTAAAAGCACGCCTTTCGCTGCTCAGGTGGCAGCAGAAAGAGCAGGCAATGCCGCTGCTGAATACGGTCTGAAGAATTTAGATGTGTGTGTCAAAGGCCCAGGACCAGGACGTGAGTCTGCCGTTCGTGCATTAAATGCATGTGGCTATAAGATTACTAACATCGTAGACGTGACACCGATTCCACACAACGGTTGTCGTCCACCTAAGAAACGTCGTGTTTAA
- the rpsD gene encoding 30S ribosomal protein S4, with protein MARYLGPKCKLSRREGTDLFLKSGVRPHDSKCRAESAPGQHGQRRGRLSDYGLQLREKQKVRRMYGLLEKQFRNYYKEADRRKGATGVNLLQMLESRLDNVVYRMGFSSTRAEARQLVSHKAILVNGKAVNIPSYQIKPGDVIAIREKAKNQLRINAALELAAQRGLVEWVEVDTKKKEGVFKAQPERSELSADINENLIVELYSK; from the coding sequence ATGGCTAGATATTTAGGTCCTAAGTGTAAACTGTCTCGTCGTGAAGGTACCGACTTATTTCTGAAAAGTGGCGTACGTCCTCACGACTCGAAGTGCAGAGCTGAATCAGCTCCTGGTCAACATGGTCAGCGTCGCGGTCGTCTTTCAGACTATGGTTTACAGTTACGGGAAAAGCAAAAAGTACGCAGAATGTACGGTTTGCTGGAAAAACAATTCCGCAACTACTATAAAGAAGCTGACCGCCGTAAAGGCGCCACAGGCGTAAACCTGCTGCAGATGCTTGAGTCTCGCTTAGATAATGTCGTATATCGGATGGGCTTTAGCTCCACCCGTGCTGAAGCGAGACAGCTGGTTAGTCATAAAGCTATTCTGGTTAATGGTAAGGCAGTAAATATTCCTTCTTACCAAATAAAACCAGGTGACGTTATTGCTATTCGTGAAAAAGCGAAAAACCAGTTGCGTATTAATGCCGCACTTGAATTAGCAGCTCAGCGTGGTTTGGTTGAGTGGGTTGAGGTGGACACTAAGAAAAAAGAAGGTGTGTTCAAAGCTCAGCCTGAACGGAGTGAATTATCAGCAGACATCAACGAAAACTTGATTGTTGAGCTGTACTCCAAGTAA
- a CDS encoding DNA-directed RNA polymerase subunit alpha, which produces MQSSVTEFLTPRHIDVQEISATRAKVTLEPLERGFGHTLGNALRRILLSSMPGCAVVEAEIEGVLHEYSAIEGVQEDVIEILLNLKGLAVKMHGRDEVILSLSKKGAGAVTAGDIQLDHDVEIVNPDHVIAHLSDAGELNMKLKVARGRGYEPVDMRMGDEDESRSIGRLQLDATYSPVYRVSYVVESARVEQRTDLDKLVLDLETDGTLDPEEAIRRAATILQQQLAVFVDLEGDKEPEPEEEEDEIDPILLRPVDDLELTVRSANCLKAENIYYIGDLIQRTEVELLKTPNLGKKSLTEIKDVLASRGLSLGMRLDNWPPASLKNDDKVSA; this is translated from the coding sequence ATGCAGAGTTCAGTAACTGAATTTCTCACACCACGTCATATTGACGTACAAGAAATCAGCGCTACCCGCGCAAAAGTAACTCTGGAGCCATTAGAGCGTGGCTTTGGACATACTTTGGGTAATGCGCTTCGTCGAATCTTGCTTTCTTCAATGCCCGGTTGTGCAGTGGTTGAAGCGGAAATCGAGGGTGTATTACACGAGTACAGTGCGATCGAAGGTGTCCAGGAGGATGTGATTGAGATCCTGCTGAACCTAAAAGGCCTAGCTGTAAAAATGCATGGTCGCGATGAAGTGATTCTCTCTTTATCGAAAAAGGGTGCTGGAGCTGTCACTGCCGGTGATATCCAGCTTGATCACGATGTTGAAATCGTTAACCCAGACCATGTCATTGCCCACCTGAGTGATGCAGGTGAGCTTAATATGAAGCTCAAAGTTGCTCGTGGTCGTGGTTATGAGCCTGTTGATATGCGTATGGGCGATGAAGATGAAAGTCGCTCAATCGGTCGTCTTCAGCTAGATGCTACATATAGCCCGGTTTACCGTGTGTCTTATGTAGTTGAAAGTGCTCGGGTAGAGCAGCGCACAGACCTTGATAAGTTAGTGCTCGACTTAGAAACTGATGGAACATTAGATCCAGAAGAAGCAATTCGTCGAGCTGCAACCATTCTTCAGCAACAGCTGGCAGTTTTTGTTGACCTTGAAGGTGACAAAGAACCTGAGCCAGAAGAAGAAGAGGATGAAATTGATCCAATTCTATTGCGTCCTGTTGATGATTTGGAACTCACTGTTCGTAGTGCTAACTGCTTAAAAGCAGAAAATATCTACTACATTGGTGACTTAATCCAACGTACTGAAGTTGAGTTGTTAAAAACGCCAAACTTAGGTAAAAAATCTTTAACTGAAATTAAAGATGTCCTTGCCTCAAGAGGCTTATCGTTGGGTATGCGTTTAGATAATTGGCCTCCTGCCAGTTTAAAAAACGACGATAAAGTATCAGCTTAA
- the rplQ gene encoding 50S ribosomal protein L17 yields MRHRKSGRKLNRTSSHRHAMFRNMTCSLVEHELIKTTLPKAKELRRVAEPLITLAKEDSVANRRLAFDRLRNKATVGKLFSELGPRFSERPGGYIRILKCGYRQGDQAPMAYVELVDRPQPELEEDAED; encoded by the coding sequence ATGCGTCATCGTAAGAGTGGTAGAAAATTAAATCGTACCAGCTCTCACCGTCACGCCATGTTTCGTAACATGACGTGTTCGCTTGTAGAGCATGAGTTAATTAAAACAACTTTGCCAAAAGCTAAAGAGCTTCGCCGTGTAGCTGAGCCTTTAATTACTTTGGCAAAAGAAGATAGTGTTGCTAATCGTCGTTTGGCGTTTGATCGTCTAAGAAATAAAGCGACTGTTGGTAAGTTATTCAGTGAGCTTGGACCTCGTTTTTCTGAGCGCCCAGGTGGTTATATCCGCATTTTAAAGTGTGGTTACCGTCAGGGAGACCAAGCGCCTATGGCTTATGTTGAGTTGGTAGATCGCCCTCAGCCAGAGCTAGAAGAGGATGCTGAAGATTAA
- a CDS encoding M9 family metallopeptidase gives MNKKLFLSFFIFSSMHSYAVTSPTITALTNHQPSKQLTANLRPPHKLNLLSEHSLFNNLPLQLTACRISDFENLQDSVLTNKVKSVNTSCINQLFSTNLQQTKAIFTEPQMLAVASEMVRLAKDYSGDNQNKILEIILFLRAGYYANWNYQDQLDPYSENLKKQVAYALDAFIANPHFKDVNAKHGDVLNEAIILIDSSELNAKYLDTLAVMLYRFNDSYLKHWGMRAAVNSIFTILFRGHQFNDFQQKVKDNPRMANTLSDFIKTNEKLLGTDNEFLLVNATREMARFLQYNTKSKNQVQSNVKRIFDDYSMLGSGAALWIGAAEMVNYYDPANCSYYGVCNFKDKLAAAVLPIRHQCDKSIVIRAQNISNQDLTITCNKLAQHKVTFHNKLNTNYNPVADDYNETLEVITFNTRKDYQTYAGALFDISTDNGGMYLEGDPADPNNQARFIAYERSTPDKTIIWNLEHEYTHYLDGRFNMWGGFNDLPLYSTVWWVEGLGEYMAYGDDYQAALDLAKTKAFQLSDLFYNNYNSGVNRIYRWGYLAVRYMFENQQNTLQQMLVYFRKGDYSNYNAYLSQIRYSFDTDFHNWLDKITDTDGDNGNCKGNTSTDRNDELITSKPKMLTSSYSQMFFIHVPDCATKFSLKLSGGTGDADLYLNQTGWPDTNNYDYASKQTGNEEEILINSPSSGYFHIMVNPKESYQQVKLSAHFSSKESH, from the coding sequence ATGAACAAAAAATTATTTCTAAGTTTTTTTATTTTTTCATCTATGCATAGCTATGCTGTAACATCACCAACAATTACAGCATTAACCAATCACCAGCCATCAAAGCAGTTAACTGCAAACCTTCGACCTCCTCACAAACTCAATTTACTCTCTGAGCATTCACTCTTCAATAATCTTCCCTTACAACTTACTGCCTGCAGAATTAGTGATTTTGAAAACCTTCAGGACAGTGTTTTGACTAATAAAGTAAAGTCTGTTAATACTAGCTGTATAAACCAGCTTTTTTCTACCAACTTACAGCAAACAAAAGCTATTTTCACTGAGCCTCAAATGCTTGCCGTAGCTAGTGAAATGGTTAGACTCGCCAAAGATTATAGCGGAGATAATCAAAATAAAATCCTAGAAATTATTTTATTTTTGAGGGCTGGCTATTACGCTAACTGGAACTACCAGGATCAACTTGACCCTTATTCAGAAAACTTAAAAAAACAAGTTGCTTATGCTCTGGATGCGTTTATAGCTAATCCTCATTTTAAAGATGTTAATGCTAAACATGGTGATGTTTTAAATGAAGCTATCATTTTAATCGACAGCTCAGAACTTAATGCCAAATACCTTGATACTTTAGCAGTTATGCTTTATCGCTTTAACGATAGCTACCTAAAACACTGGGGAATGCGTGCTGCAGTTAATAGCATTTTCACTATTTTATTTCGAGGGCATCAGTTTAATGACTTTCAGCAAAAGGTTAAAGATAATCCTCGCATGGCTAACACCCTAAGCGACTTTATTAAAACTAATGAAAAGCTTCTAGGTACAGATAATGAGTTTCTACTTGTTAATGCTACAAGGGAAATGGCAAGGTTTTTACAATATAATACAAAATCAAAAAACCAAGTACAAAGCAATGTAAAACGTATTTTTGACGACTATAGCATGCTCGGTTCTGGTGCAGCTTTATGGATTGGCGCTGCTGAAATGGTTAATTATTATGACCCAGCTAATTGCAGCTACTATGGTGTTTGCAACTTCAAAGATAAGTTAGCTGCAGCTGTTTTGCCAATTCGACATCAATGTGACAAGAGCATTGTCATCCGTGCACAAAACATTTCTAACCAAGACCTAACGATTACTTGTAATAAGCTAGCGCAACACAAAGTTACATTTCACAATAAGCTCAATACAAACTATAACCCAGTTGCTGATGACTATAATGAAACCCTGGAGGTTATAACATTTAATACTCGTAAGGATTATCAAACCTATGCTGGAGCTTTATTTGATATCAGTACAGATAATGGTGGCATGTATTTAGAAGGCGACCCTGCCGATCCTAACAATCAAGCACGCTTTATTGCTTATGAACGATCCACACCAGATAAAACCATTATCTGGAATTTAGAGCATGAGTACACTCACTACTTAGATGGTCGCTTTAATATGTGGGGTGGTTTTAATGATTTACCTTTGTACTCAACGGTATGGTGGGTAGAAGGGCTGGGAGAATACATGGCGTATGGTGATGACTACCAAGCTGCATTAGATTTAGCAAAAACTAAAGCCTTTCAGTTAAGTGACCTGTTTTACAACAACTACAATAGTGGTGTTAACCGGATTTACCGCTGGGGCTACTTAGCTGTTCGCTATATGTTTGAAAATCAACAAAATACACTACAACAAATGCTGGTTTATTTTAGGAAAGGAGACTACAGCAATTATAATGCTTATCTAAGTCAAATCAGGTATAGCTTTGACACAGATTTCCATAACTGGCTTGATAAAATAACAGATACTGATGGAGATAATGGTAACTGCAAAGGCAACACATCAACTGATAGGAATGATGAGTTAATTACCTCAAAGCCAAAGATGCTAACAAGCAGCTATAGCCAGATGTTTTTTATCCATGTGCCAGACTGCGCTACTAAATTTTCTCTTAAGTTATCAGGGGGAACAGGTGACGCAGACTTATACCTTAACCAAACAGGCTGGCCTGACACAAACAATTATGATTATGCATCAAAACAGACTGGCAATGAGGAAGAGATTTTAATCAACAGTCCTAGCTCTGGTTACTTTCATATCATGGTAAACCCGAAGGAATCTTATCAGCAGGTCAAATTGTCAGCTCATTTTAGCAGCAAGGAAAGTCATTAA